Within Topomyia yanbarensis strain Yona2022 chromosome 2, ASM3024719v1, whole genome shotgun sequence, the genomic segment atatgataagatgggcctaagtcgaaacctcgaagaaaatgcatgtttcgccgttttgttttctttaattataaatcgaattaaaaaccattttaactaattttcacctcaatcttgtagtatagcgcaaattcgttagttgggtcacgactgcgccccaactagcgaatcgtatccgttaattggggcaactgacagctgacaaaaattacccaagggaaacgctgattttttgttttgtttcataaaaaacaaacagaaatattttacaattcacaaaagttggctgtttccttccagtttaaagttgtttttttgtgacaaagtatgtcattagtgttctttttgccatcaattattttttgataaattccttcacataaAACAGGAAATGAATACACCGTCGGGAAAAATCCGATAAAGCACAAACATACTACGTTGTTACTAGCTAAAAAAGATTGGATAATGTTATTGAATACATCAGAGATGACCTTCAAACTAATTGATGTTGAATGGAAGAAGCGAAATATTTAACACATTTATATCACTAAAGTCATTCAATTTCGAAGTATGATTTTTTCTGGATCGCCACAGAAATCAACCAATGAACCCCTTGAAATCAAtgacattcaaacgtcaatcagtttttgactttcagttttgacataagagtgtcttttagttggggcatgccccaactagcgaacaccgaactaacgaatttgcgctgtatttttgttgcataatgtcataatagcgaaaacgcagtttgtttacattttcgatTTAAGCCccaatgaaagatctatgtcgatatGTTGTCAGCATCACATGAAAATCTATTTGATAGGCTTTAGCAGACGAACGAAGTCTAATTCCagtaaattctttcttgagTATATTTTTCACATATCGAAGATGCAACATATGGGCcgctttacacgttcaatatttttgtcaatacaaagtattgacgatattgcttcaatacgtcaatcccatttgaaattcacatcgtcaatacttccactacacgtacaatacttttgtcaatactctctagtattgtcaaaaatattgaacgtttAAAGCGGCCCAGAAGAATAATTCCTAATATAATAATTATTGTTATATTTCGTTCAGTTTTGCATGAATTCATATATTTCTggtaattttagaaaatttaaacGATTTTCTAACAAATCGAGCATCGCTAAAAAAATCGAAGACAACAAAATTAAACTCCAATCTCAATCCAATTTTGCTCGATTTCCGACTAATTAGATGTAACTGGCTACTCTGCATACTTTTAAAGttctacactgaaaataatcgacacaataaaaccatatgcaattaaacatcactttcgtgtgcgttctcatgttaaaaagaaaaagaaatgatttctctttgaatttcacatgaaaatccataaaaagcATTTCATAATATTATGGTGTTTCATTTTATggtgtttcaaataaaattcaaacaaattccacgtgaatacGACATATTTCTCTATTGAATGTTCATTGTATACAGTATACACTGTATATACTGTATACAGAATTGGcgaattcaaattattttattaggcAACTTGCACTGATCATGATTGCAACACTGCGAAAACAGTATCCCATTAGTCAAATTCGAAGACGTCATCTTGGCTCCACGCTGGCTCCAGAAATCGCTGACTAGTTGTCCTGTCTTGTCCTagaagtaaacataaacatccgaacgagcatcttgattctttggcgcacaatgaaaagtgagaaaaggccgtTCTTCACCTCCGATCTACCGATTAGAACACTTAGGGACATTTTTTACCTTAAAAAAAAACCGTTTAAATGTACTGTggccgaaccgaaacaaaattTATGGCAACCgaaaggcccactacgtcatttgttagtgtttttcttcttcatatcctcttttttcggcttcatcaaagaaacattacaaccgcactcacacacagaaaaaaatgtgcacgcctgtatccgtcttggtcTAGATCCACCGTGTAAATAATCTGAgcgaaaagctattttcgatttgttttcctccacctatcACAAATTATGACAGTTggtggaaaacaaatcgttgaacacactaatactgttacagattgtcaagtattCTATGTTCGAATCTTTCAATAATTCtggcaacaaaatttatgtttttgttttgatctaTTCCTGATGTAGTTAGGCTGCAGGCAAgatgggaacatttgacacttttgagtgtattagtttaatacttgcaaaattaagcatggcggccggggcccttgaagtgaacgaacgagcatcctgattctttggcgcacgatgaaaagtgagaaaaggctgagcttcacctcggatctacctattagaacacttagggacactttttacttcgaaaaaaccgattaaattaactatgaccgaaccgaaagaaaacttatggcaacagaaaggcccactacgtcatttgtttgtgcttttctttttcatatcctcttgttttttcggcttcatcaaagaaaaatgacaaccgcactcacacacagaaaaaaatgtgcacacctgtatccgtcttgggctgcaggaaatttttttcttttgatttcatCGAGCACAGAAACTGTCAAAATGTGAATCTCGAGTAAttaaaggacgattcagacgatacatcactTATCActgtgacgttccgttgacgttgacggaagctgatgtatcgtctgaatcgtcctcaataattttctcttgtgcccgttcacacgtgTCGTAtatcaaaacgttccgtgccgttgatgttgtgtgtgaatgcttccatttaactgcatgtaactaatcttgacgttccgtgtcggtgacggaagcctgatgtatGGTGTGAATCGTACTTAATTCGCGATCTAACGTTGCATGGCAACCGCCAGACGGCATGACAGTGCAAtttggttttacaccaaccgacatagccctacaaaatgagccggatgaacttcgtttgacaattctcggtggtttgtttacatgaatgttacgtgagttcgaatgtaacagatgagcacccgttgcactcgcactcacgcaagtgacaaagtaaacaaaccaccgagaattgtcaaacttgaacttcattcatcatgagttcattcgtgtcgtcatcttgtagaactcaatgatGAATAAATGTTATTATGAAAcattcatttttcgtcgtcaacgtaaactgtccctggcagcactgctccatcggaatccaatccgactaattgcaataacttcagttttagagctgatccttgtaactgttaatactcaaatgaaaggcaatagccACATTTATAAACCTTACTTGTTTATGTGCGTAAATTTTGCCtcattcaaaagttatagctgtttaaaaacgttgttgtccacaaacaacatgagcatgaaggggttaacgtgttttgttttgtttttttcagtGAGTGGGGTGACactttaaaacaaaaacaaaaacttttcaacaaaaacattttaaatttcaaaaattttattttaatttcaaaaaaataattataggaaaatggaatgaaaatatgttatttgaaataataaggttttcttttaattttattaaacattttttgtgtATGCAATGCTGAAAGGAAATGTTACGTATTATGGCTGTATAAATCGATAAATGATGGAAATGTTATGCTGTTTCCTTAATGTTATTACTGTGTAGTtacttacggccaatttcttcactgaaTGAAAGCCGGTTTTCAGGGAAACCAGTTTTCGGGTTGCTGGTGAGCAGTTagccaaaaataaattttcaacgaaaaccaattttcatccaagtgaagaaattgacCGTTAGTGATGAATAGATATGGTaaattgcttattttcattaTGTTTTTGctgatacagtcgtgattcgctgattggacactttttaactggacctctttttagttgaacctccgctagttggaccattgtccaactaaaaagcatctgaacgtcaaaatctcgtgtcaaaattactttgacaatcaatctgacaatatttagagatgtgaacagatgcatttacactgccaacatctcctttggagagtttttgacatttgtcagtcggtccaactagcgaatcaaattcgttagttggacaaggctgtggcccaaccagcgaatcacgactgtattggaTGATCTTCTTAtacttctcgacaaacatatgattacggcttaaaagccaactgtcaaaatgctCTTTGAACgcaaattctggacaaaccattactggctaaacacagttcatagcagttaatgaaagagaaaacttttttcttttgcttactaccaacatctgtgattggcgactaatggtttgtccggaatttcctttcaaagagaattttgacagttggcttctaagccgtaatcatatgtctGTCGAgacttgttgttgttgctgaaTTATTTTTCGTGGAAATCGGCAACACTATTCGCAAGTTTGCGTTTGTTTGATGTCTTCAGCGAACGCACCTCACCCAATCCGGCGTTCTGTCATCATTACTTCACTGTCAAAGTTCGCGTTTTCTCGTTTCCTGCTTTCTTTCCCAACGTCAAGATGGCTGATCAGGTACTGTTTCGTTGTTCGTGTATCTGGAAATCATCGATTCTATTGTATGTTCGCGTCGAAATGATTACTTTTTATAATGAATCTTTACCTAAAGGTGTCCAGCAGTTTGGCTCAGTGAAGGATTTTACGTAATGTAACTAGTTCCCGTGAAAAAGTGATCGTTTCACACGTGTATACAAATTCGAATATTGTCGGCTCAAAACAAACCTGCGGAGTGAAATTTCGTAACTTGCCTagaatgatgaaaatttcatgacGGTCTACTGAAACAAATGTGAAGAATGTCAGATTTTAACCCAAATATAATCGCTACTGATCCGCACAAGGAAGGCAACCGGATGTTTCACTCCTGAAAGATTTGTTTATTGTAATTGAAGTAAGCCCGTCataatcaaaattgtttttcgttttttttcccATTGATAGAACGAGCGTGCGTTCCAGAAGCAAATCGGTGTTAACCTGAACCGTAAACAggttaacaaaaagaagggttTCCGTTTGCATCGCAGCATTGGTCTCGGATTTAAAACTCCAAAAGAGGTAAGCAAAAACCTGCATCTTCTGCGTTCAGTTTTTCGTTTTGATTATTCAATGATGATACCCTCTCACGATGGTCTTCCGATTACCACATGAGGATACCCTTCGCTAAACCCAATTTCTATTCTGAGCCATTTTGGAAATTGTTTTAATGAAGTAATGCTGGATCAGAGTAAATAATTCTAACAGCGTCCGTATTGTTTTAGGCTATCGCTGGAACCTACATTGACAAGAAATGCCCCTTCACCGGTCACATCTCGATCCGCGGCCGTATTCTAACCGGAGTGGTGCGCAAGATGAAAATGCAGCGAACGATCGTGATCCGGCGTGACTATCTGCACTTTATCCGGAAGTATGATCGGTTCGAGAAACGCCACCGAAATCTTAGCGTGCATCTGTCGCCGTGCTTTAGGTGAGTGATTTTTGCCACTGGTTTTcattgacgtgtcgagtctttatccagagggattcagcgtcgttagttTTCATCAAACCCTAGAAACGCAAGTGTACACTCTGTGTCATTCAGAAAACCCACAGAATGAtgctatttaatcttgcgaGAGTAAATTTTTCAGACAGCATAACTATTCTCGAAACGTTTCCATGGTTTCGTTTGAAGCCAATTGGCGCTTCGATGCAAGTAGCTGCCACAAATCATTGTTATTTACGCAAAAAATAGAGCGGGGGTTGATTTTGAAAATCAGGATAATGATTAATATGTTACACGAAGTTTGATCGATCCCTAAATTAAGATGTCTACCTGCATACAATAGCACATAACAGTTTTTTAATCTGTTCTGTAGTTCAAAAAATTTTGTTCTGATTCCAGATTGATTTGGTTTTAAATGAGAATACAGCGATTAATtggatttaattaatttattgcaAATGCGAAATAATATTTTAGTAACCAAAAAAAAGCATATCATAATTGTACATTACGCTATCATACTAACCCGTGAAATTTCCTCTTCTTTCTACAGGGACGTTGAGGCCGGAGACATTGTAACCGTTGGCGAGTGTAGGCCGTTGTCGAAGACCGTGCGCTTCAATGTGCTAAAGGTGAGCAAACTGGCTGGTGCCAAGAAGAAGTTCAATAAGTTCTAAAGGCTTAGAATAAAATGTGTAAATGAGGTGAAAGGGGGAAACAAGTTTCCatggaaaatacattaaaatcTGGAAAgcggtaaagtttttttattaaCTAGAAAACCCATTGAGAAATTATCAGTTACGGCTCTCCTGTAAACTAAGTTCTCGTTCAATTGGTTTCGGTCCGAGTTAAGTTGGCTTTCAGAGCCGAAACAAGTGCTTTCTTAGCGCTTTGTCTCAGCAGAGTCAATTTGAATTGCATCAGTACAACCAAGTAGGTTGCCATAAAAGAAATGTtctgaaaataaaatttgaaagaTTATTTAATCAAACGATTATTGATCACCGGTACAAGCATTACCGCAGTAATTAATCCTCGATTTATGTTGGCATATCCGTCCAGATTCATCGTCGGTGGATTCTTATCGATCGCGACTAGGAACATTTCCACTTCCTTTTGCGTTGCTTTGTCCACCGCCGTGAGATTTACATTCAGCAGACGTTCTTGGAAGTGCAAGCCAACCTTCGAGTTGTCGGTGCAGTAATAAAAAGTAACAAATTCGTATGAGCTGCAAAGTCATAAACCAACGAAGGCTGCTTACCCTTTTGGAGGCATGATGGGCCTCGTTGCAGATGATGAACAGCAGACTCATGCAGTAGAAAACAATGACGAATAAACCGAACTCCTTATAGGTGGCTCCGTGCTCGATGATTTCGCTCAACGCTCCATAGGTGGCGATAATTGTGGTGAAGAAAATCACCAAACAATAGATTCCGTACATGTTTGAGTATGCTTTCCCTTTACAGTTCCGTGAACATTATCGGCAGGGCGGGATTGTAGAAAAAGGTATCATATAAAAATTAAACCGTGCAGATTTAATTCAAGGCCCTACGGATAGTAAAAGATCGGCGACATTTCCATTTCGATTTAAGCAGACGACAGTAAATCGACAGTCAAATGGAATGAACAATGATGAGGGTTTACCGCTATAAAGCATAATGACGAATGACGTGACCTAATAAACATCTAGTTAATACATACAATTACAATAACAGGCACCTACCTAGCTGTTGCATCATGTGGCTGAGGTCCACCCATAGGTGCCTGTACTCAGTTAATTTAGCAGCTGGTCGTTCACTGGACAGAAGCTCGGAAAGTGCTTTGGCGAAAGCTTTACTTGCTGTTCCGAATGCAGTGCAGTTGACAAACCTGCAGAAATAGAATGCAATTGGTTAAAGTCGTTGGTGGTGTTTTAtgaaacaatgtttttttcagcGAAGGATGggattataaaaatattaatcttattcacattttggtatttttataCGTGAATCAAACACGAGTAACGTCAGATGTTGCGCTAAGTTATTGTCAACACCTATTCGACAGTTTccacgacgtcacccgcgttatGTTTTGGTGCGACCAAATTTGTATCGAAGGGGGTCAATAAAGGTTGTTTGACGCGTTGTTGGACACATTATTAGCGTTTCACTTAAGAATTGGTAGGtaactatactgcccataaatgCGTAAGTGTTCCATATTGAATAACAGCCATctgagaaaaacgctgttcaagatttacatttttcattgagccttatggatgggacaaccatgttgtggtattttttttcgatattttctgaacaaacctggtacattcgtgattcgctggttggacattttttaactggaccgctttttagttggacctccgctagttggaccattgtccaactaaaaagcatctgaacgccaaaatctcatgtcaaatttactttgacaattaatctgacaatatttagagatgtgaacggATGCCTTTTAACTGCCAACATCTtctttgaagtttttgacatttgtcagtcagtccaacccggtcagcgtggcaagcagaaagttagcaaaagttgagcaaagcgaaattgatgctggcagagtttctgcgagcattttgcgcgattggtgcgagaattctggcaacgaattcgctcaaatgcaacaaccgtttctgacagaagcggttaaaccaaccggtgctgctcacttttatccagaatccagccagaaatgtacggccaagatctctgcatgCTTCCTGcaacatctttgtcagatgttttgctcgattcgtgctaaattctaccaggtaggaaatgccaggatctttgcacagtttatgtccgagttatgccagggttttgctcggttcctgtcgaattttgccagaaaacgcgagcgaaaccgagctcgccctagctcaactaacccgacaggatacgcgcagaaatctgacagggctgccaaaccaagacttacagcaacttagcagagcggtctctgccagaaaatttgctcactgggaacTAGCGAATCAagttcgttagttggacaaggctgtggcccaaccagcgaatcacgactgtaatcttatttgtgtattatgattcagtggtgatacagaatacaatccaacagatatctcattttcgacaaaattccatatgggactcttatgcttataTGGGCAGTATAGCTTCGATTGATTATTACAATAGGGAGTTCGTTTGCGATGCTTCATTACGTCTAATATAAGCACTATTAGAGCTACTGTAACGGAGCTCTCAAAATGACTCCAAAGCTTAACAAATCAAACAGTATGTGAGGCAATATTACGCCGGTCCTAGTAGATTGTGGCTCAAAGATATGACGGTGATGAGGATCATACGGTGTGAATCAGTTGTTGAATTGATACGGATCGCATGTCCTTTGCCAAAATTTTGTTTCGTAGGGGGCCTAAAATTAATTCCCACTTCAATTAGTTCGAAATACCAAAGATGAATAATTAGTTAGTCATTGAgagggttttttttaattccattATTTCACTTTACTTGTATACGCATATTTCGATAACGGCTTGTGATCTTCATCAGAGCTTCTAAACTGCAACTTTAAAAGCAATACACACACACTAAAccagccaaaagttgttcagtaatttcttttgacgacaTGATCAGTAAAGTGACATTTTTACGGAGCTATCagcaaattgtttgaaaaattgcggtaaagttttcactttttagcgattttcagtaatttttcgaataacttgctgaaacccgcaatatttttcactgaatttatcagcacttttgttttttttcggtgcataaacattatccagtaaaatactaactgattgttcggcaaaattgtaccaacattaccgaacctcgtcaaaaacttacaaaacatgTACAGCtaatcatctgtcaagtcgccgATTTCAaaggaaactgctgactgaccagtattttttgacgtttggagagaacggattgcggagagttcggtaaccgaattgttttactgaattgattaccgaacggtttgctgttcaaaatcccagcaaaattttactgtacccagtaattcaaattaagtgtgCAGTCTTCATAATACATCCTGTTGTTAAGCTTAACTTTCTGCTTTGACAGACATCGCAGTCTATTCGTAATGTGTGGGACATGGGTAAGTGCACCTCTAAAAATACTTCATGATTAAGACTTGAACATACAACGGGTGACTTATGACATCAGCTCCTTACCCTATAAATAATCATACTACATCAAAAAGCCCCAAAATCGGAATGAGAAGAAAATTATCATCGCTCACCAAATCGTGCTGCATGATAGTTGTCGACAAAACTTATATCAAGTTCGCCTTCCGTTAATTCATTGGATAGGAAATTGTCTTTACCGCTTCAGAGCATGTTATAAAGATGAAAATTGCTAAAATTTGCCAGATAATTTCTGATCTGGCAAACGATTTGTGGTTGTGGTGTACGCTTGCATTTGGTACATTAAAGAGTGAGTGACTCAGAATCGATTCTTGTCATTTATAAGTAAGCACAATGGTTCGACTGTGATTAGGCCTGATGTGGCATCCAGATGCCACACTCGAAACCAAAGGTTAAAAGGCTCCCTGTTCTTAGTTCGAATGCAGCACATGCGTTTCGCGCTATCGTTTGGCTTCTTTCTCTACACGCTAGATCTGTTCGATGGTAGTTTTTCCGTACTTTCGGGTGTGAAACACTCGACATACAGTTCAAACGAGTGTGCGGAGGCGGTGAGGCGAGCTCGCGTCCAGCAGTGGAGGTGATTTTGGCGGTCATCGATTGTCGTTTGCGGTGCAGTGCACGTGGTGAAGGGACACTTCACTAAGCAGTGGTTGTAGATTTAAGcgtagattttttttgtttattgtgcATCACAGAATATCATTTTTCTACTGAGAAGTTGTTAGGAGCTAGTATGTAAGTTCCGAAATTCAATTGTTATTCAATGCTGCACGATTTTGGGAGGGCGAGTTTCTAGTCtttaaattacgaaattacgattTCGTGAGGAAGCTACCTCGAATAGTGACAGCGTGAAGTTTCTCGAAATCATCCCAAGTTAAAGTTCAGGAATACCCACCAGACAATATTTATGTCTCGATTTGTTGGGCTTTATTTTACAAGGGTTTCACAATTATCCAGCAACATGACTTGTCATCTTGCATGTCATTCCTGTTTCGATAAAATTTGGTTCCATCCCCATAGAAAACCCTTCTGATTTTCCCACCGACTAAATCGGCTTGCGCTCGGCGCAATCGGCCGACTACGCcaccaattaatcggtcgatTGTTGCACCGACTCTTATGAGGGTTTAACATGGACGTCTGCCGACGTGACAAGCGATTAAATATGACCGACGAAATCTGGTAAAATCGGTCTATTTAAATCAATTAAATCGATCGATTAGTTGatagtttaaaactggaaccagGTTCACACAGATTGAATCTGGCGATCAATATGGTTATGAAAATTGTTCACCGACGAAACCCAACTTAGTCGGTTAATAAATCTGTCGACCTCGAAGCACCCGGGCATTGAGAAATTTATGAACTGTCAAATCTATGGGATATCATGCCCCCCCCTCCATCTCCATTACGTGCACAAGAAGGAGGATCACAACGGCTGGAACATCTAGAGGAACCAGGTGATTGTCGCCAGGTCCGAAGTTGTGCGAAGCCATACgaccaggcccgtgcgcagaaaattctcaagggggggGTTTGATTTTtcaacgtttattttaaaagaaacgtacagaaaccctcaaattttgaagattttttctgaGGCCTGAACCTAGTCctgtgaaccaaacgactcagctcgataaattgggtaaatgtttgttatgaCGCCTTAGTCATCAGAAGACACCGCAGCATAGTGGTCTGAAATCCCAAAAcctgaacttaattcactagaggcaaaaccatcgaatatattcacagggtatccCCACAAcctaataaaaattaaaattagacatGACTTACTACGATCAactaataaaaattatttttttatacggacgaggtagaaagttgatgtcttcgacaaagttttgttgttgttggaaacttgaacttgtaggacttaaagttatcgatttataaagcgttttctatggcaccCTTAACTTTAgtattttaatataactttttccactgtgaccTTTCGAACCATGTTCAAAGCAAATGTTGTGGCATTAAAACCAcacaatattgttgaagactgtaagtaaaaatactcattcgtttcaaagttgttgaagattttaacatttttttaccaTTAATTACTGTAGGGTCGCGCCCCTGTAAGCGTTAGTGTCATGTCCCTGGGCAGTCGATGACAGATAGAGAGGGTAGGcgaaaaggaaaagaaaaagTGGTCAGTTGTTAGAAATGCGTACAGGGATAGAGACTGGAAAGGATAGTTGAAAATTGGAGAATATATAACGAGTTGTTTATTGAATAAACGGTGGTTTTAATTGTTTCCCGAATCCGCTCCTTCACAAATCTGGCGACGAGGATTTTAGAAAAAGGTGAGTGAAAGATTGATTCTTGTGATAGGAAGGAAATAAATTGGATTGCGCTGAATGTCACAAAATGGCGTCAGgttgaaaaaagtgaaaaatgaaAGAGGTGTGAATTGGCGATGTGTACCGTAATGTAAGGCGTATGTATAAAGCAAAAAAGAATGTGTGGTGTAGGCCGATAGTGTCCACTGGGTTGGAGAGACGTCACTAGTCAGGTGCGTCCAGTAATGCAAAATGTAATAGTATGCTGATTATTTTTACTGAAGTTTCAGAATAAAAAGTGCAAGGACTAGTCTTAGTCCACGGGAGTTCGGATATATGTCCTTGTAGCAGTTGCAAGCGGTGAACAGAGATGTATGGCCCTGTGGCAGTGGTTACAGGTGGTGAACCGGGTTGTTCATGGAAAATTATACCTGTAGCATTTGCTACggcaggaaaaaaaatctgaatgggATATGTATTACTTCCTAGTAAAGGTTGTTCTGTTATTTGAAGCTAGTTTTAGCTGTTTTTCCTATCATCTCTGCGTTCATCAATAcaaatcagttttttttaaattattttttttaaattatgtgtACAATGCAAAGATGCTAAATATGCTACGTAACGGTTTGGAggtagttaataaaagaaatatATAATAATGTATTTTTTCTGCAGATGGATGATGGTCGTCCTGTACCTCCGTTTCGATGTGACGAAATCGAGAAAAATCGTTTATACAATGAATGGAGAATATGGAAAAGGTCGCTGGAGTGCTACTTTGAAGCTTACGATGTTGAGGATCAAAAGAAAAAACGGGCAAAGCTTTTACATTTTGGAGGACCACAGCTACAGTGTGTATTCGAAAATCTCCCAGATCGAGAGAATTTTCCATTAGTGGCTATAGCGAAGCCATGGTACGACGTTGCAGTCAATGCA encodes:
- the LOC131679136 gene encoding small ribosomal subunit protein uS17, whose amino-acid sequence is MADQNERAFQKQIGVNLNRKQVNKKKGFRLHRSIGLGFKTPKEAIAGTYIDKKCPFTGHISIRGRILTGVVRKMKMQRTIVIRRDYLHFIRKYDRFEKRHRNLSVHLSPCFRDVEAGDIVTVGECRPLSKTVRFNVLKVSKLAGAKKKFNKF